Proteins encoded in a region of the Pirellulaceae bacterium genome:
- a CDS encoding sigma-70 family RNA polymerase sigma factor produces the protein MKDSERQGEPMWPEGDHTRELLNGAKDGDDLAAGELLDRHREALRRMVAMRLDRRIQQRVDASDIVQEVMIEANRRLQRYLDDPVMPFHLWLRQMAKDRIIDAHRRHRASGKRSVDREQGMVAPAAMDRSTMELAAQLCDPELTPAAAATMQELQRRFQAAIDTMDENDREIVMMRHFEQLSNQDVAQSLSLSEPAASMRYLRAMRRLRKLLAEPSDEGEPA, from the coding sequence ATGAAAGACTCAGAACGACAAGGAGAGCCGATGTGGCCTGAAGGCGACCATACGCGTGAACTTTTGAACGGCGCCAAAGATGGTGACGACCTCGCGGCCGGTGAGCTACTCGATCGCCACAGGGAGGCATTACGACGAATGGTCGCGATGCGGCTTGACCGTCGGATTCAACAGCGAGTCGATGCAAGCGATATCGTCCAGGAAGTGATGATTGAGGCAAATCGACGGCTCCAGCGTTACCTAGACGACCCGGTAATGCCGTTTCACCTTTGGTTACGGCAGATGGCCAAAGATCGCATCATTGATGCACACCGTCGACATCGTGCAAGTGGAAAACGCAGCGTCGATCGAGAACAAGGAATGGTTGCACCCGCAGCCATGGATCGCTCAACGATGGAGTTGGCAGCTCAACTGTGCGACCCGGAACTGACACCCGCCGCCGCCGCAACGATGCAGGAGCTGCAACGACGATTCCAAGCTGCGATTGATACGATGGACGAAAACGATCGAGAAATCGTGATGATGCGTCACTTTGAGCAGCTATCCAATCAAGATGTGGCTCAGTCACTCAGCCTTTCCGAGCCCGCGGCCAGTATGCGTTACTTGCGGGCCATGCGACGTTTGCGAAAACTGCTTGCTGAACCATCCGACGAAGGTGAACCGGCTTGA
- a CDS encoding serine/threonine-protein kinase yields the protein MNPSNPSSSGSKQKKIDDRDEQLANILAELSDRAAQGEEINIEAESKAHGDLGEELRELWGAVMLANAVGSQVDKPNLPTTPVTPALALELPYSFGDYELLEEVGRGGMGVVFRARQQSLGREVAVKMLLRGKFASHADQVRFQAEAEAAAGLNHPNIVPVYEVGEYEGKNFFSMKYVAGRTLSQQLKSGPLSPRQSAKLLAKVAGAIDFAHRQGVLHRDLKPSNILIDEEGEPHVMDFGLAKQVSEADHLTRTGAVLGTPAYMSPEQASGNRGQVGVASDVYGLGTILFHSLTGKPPFEADSPMEIVLKVLEQDAPLARTINAKADRDLEFITMRCLQKPPDLRYSSSAALAGDLNAYLNDEPLSAHSGRFAQIVGRLFRETHHANVLENWGLLWIWHSLVLIVVCFLTNTMYLMGDRDRIHYFVLWSAVLGAWAGVFWALRRRMGSVTFVERQIAHIWAASMISTAMLFPVEYILRLPVLTLSPVIALSSGMVFLIKAGILSGAFYIQAIALFATSLAMARWPNYADFIFGTVAAACFFFPGWKYYRQRVRADRRKAD from the coding sequence TTGAATCCATCGAACCCAAGCTCTTCCGGCTCAAAACAAAAAAAGATAGACGACCGCGACGAACAGCTGGCCAACATTCTGGCCGAACTCTCCGACCGTGCCGCGCAGGGCGAAGAGATCAATATCGAAGCCGAGTCGAAGGCACATGGCGACTTAGGCGAAGAGCTGCGCGAACTCTGGGGCGCCGTCATGCTCGCGAACGCTGTGGGCAGCCAAGTCGATAAACCGAATTTGCCGACCACACCGGTCACCCCAGCACTTGCCCTCGAATTACCTTACTCGTTTGGCGACTACGAACTGCTCGAAGAAGTCGGCCGGGGTGGTATGGGGGTTGTCTTCCGGGCTCGTCAACAGAGCTTGGGACGAGAAGTCGCCGTAAAAATGCTTCTCCGCGGAAAATTCGCATCGCATGCAGACCAAGTCCGCTTTCAAGCTGAGGCGGAAGCAGCAGCCGGCCTCAATCACCCAAACATCGTACCGGTCTACGAGGTGGGGGAATACGAGGGCAAGAACTTCTTCAGCATGAAATACGTGGCGGGACGCACGCTGTCCCAACAACTTAAGTCTGGCCCATTATCGCCACGACAGTCGGCTAAACTGTTGGCAAAAGTGGCCGGAGCCATCGACTTTGCTCATCGACAGGGAGTACTCCATCGGGACCTGAAGCCCTCCAATATTCTGATCGACGAAGAAGGTGAGCCACACGTTATGGACTTCGGACTGGCCAAACAGGTCAGCGAAGCGGACCACCTGACTCGAACCGGAGCCGTGCTTGGCACACCAGCCTATATGTCACCGGAACAAGCTTCCGGGAATCGGGGCCAAGTCGGAGTCGCCAGCGATGTTTATGGACTGGGCACAATCCTGTTTCACTCGCTGACAGGAAAACCCCCGTTCGAAGCTGATTCACCCATGGAAATTGTGCTCAAAGTGTTAGAGCAAGATGCGCCATTAGCCCGCACAATCAATGCCAAGGCGGATCGCGATTTAGAATTCATCACGATGCGTTGTTTGCAAAAGCCCCCCGATCTGCGCTATTCGTCCTCGGCGGCTCTCGCTGGCGATCTAAACGCCTATCTGAATGACGAACCCCTTTCCGCCCATTCTGGCCGTTTTGCACAAATTGTCGGTCGCTTATTTCGTGAAACACACCACGCGAATGTCTTAGAGAATTGGGGCCTATTGTGGATCTGGCATAGCTTAGTCTTGATCGTCGTTTGCTTTCTTACAAACACGATGTACCTGATGGGCGATCGCGATCGGATTCACTACTTCGTGCTCTGGAGCGCTGTGCTGGGAGCGTGGGCCGGTGTGTTTTGGGCACTCCGACGGCGGATGGGCTCGGTCACCTTTGTCGAACGACAAATCGCTCACATCTGGGCAGCTAGTATGATCAGTACGGCGATGCTGTTCCCCGTCGAGTACATTTTACGATTACCAGTCCTCACGTTATCACCCGTCATTGCCTTATCCAGCGGCATGGTTTTCTTGATCAAAGCCGGCATACTTTCTGGTGCGTTCTACATCCAGGCCATCGCGCTGTTCGCAACATCACTGGCCATGGCCCGCTGGCCGAATTACGCGGACTTTATCTTCGGAACGGTCGCCGCAGCATGCTTCTTTTTTCCCGGTTGGAAATACTACCGCCAGCGAGTGCGGGCAGACCGACGTAAAGCGGACTAA
- a CDS encoding DUF1499 domain-containing protein, which yields MKSEAKKKMGWGQRTLIIICVSVGCWVVAMFAVSFFSEPPTNLGVRDGRLAKCGDTPNCVSTQCDDETKRMDPIAWTGAPATAIERLAAIVASMPRTVIVSQKEDYLRAEFSSSLFRFVDDVEFYVDSAAGVIQFRSASRAGYSDMGVNRNRMTEIVKRFETES from the coding sequence ATGAAATCAGAGGCCAAAAAAAAAATGGGATGGGGTCAGCGAACGCTGATCATCATCTGCGTCTCAGTTGGATGTTGGGTGGTTGCGATGTTTGCAGTTAGCTTTTTTTCAGAGCCTCCAACCAACCTGGGTGTTCGAGACGGACGTTTGGCGAAATGTGGTGACACACCTAACTGCGTCTCGACACAATGCGACGACGAGACAAAGCGAATGGATCCGATTGCTTGGACAGGTGCACCCGCTACGGCCATTGAGCGGCTGGCTGCCATTGTCGCGTCGATGCCGCGGACGGTAATTGTCTCCCAAAAAGAGGACTATCTTCGAGCTGAGTTTAGCAGCTCGTTATTTCGATTTGTCGATGATGTCGAGTTTTATGTTGATTCGGCAGCGGGTGTGATTCAATTCCGCTCTGCTTCTCGCGCTGGTTATTCCGACATGGGAGTAAATCGCAACCGAATGACAGAGATCGTCAAGCGGTTTGAAACGGAGTCCTAG
- a CDS encoding ABC transporter ATP-binding protein, translated as MAIVSTHSLTKRYGDLIALNACTLTAEAGEVFGLLGPNGAGKTTLLRLLLGFLQPSSGRAEVSGFDCHRDSIRVRERIAYLPGEARLFRRMKGCEVLDFFAQMRPGGKLAQSLELAQRLDLDLRRRVAFMSTGMRQKLAIAVALANDAEVCILDEPTANLDPNVRRTVMELVRQKRAEGCAVIISSHVLSEMEESCDRVVILRSGELVHTQIMSELRQRHRINAIATAEFSAIPADLADRVSVSQVDDRLRIDTVGDLSDLMNWIASLPLREVTIEPSGLTSVYDRFHVAEAMP; from the coding sequence TTGGCCATTGTTTCGACCCACTCGCTCACGAAGCGTTATGGCGATTTAATCGCTCTAAACGCTTGTACGCTGACTGCCGAAGCGGGCGAAGTCTTCGGACTGTTGGGTCCAAATGGAGCAGGGAAGACAACCTTACTGCGACTCTTACTCGGTTTTTTGCAACCCAGTTCGGGTCGTGCGGAAGTGTCCGGATTCGACTGCCACCGAGACTCGATCAGGGTGCGCGAGCGAATTGCGTATCTTCCCGGAGAGGCTCGATTGTTTCGTCGCATGAAGGGCTGCGAAGTTCTCGATTTCTTCGCCCAAATGCGACCAGGTGGAAAGCTGGCACAATCTTTGGAACTGGCCCAACGGCTTGACCTTGACCTTCGTCGTCGAGTGGCTTTCATGTCGACAGGTATGCGACAAAAACTCGCGATTGCGGTGGCTCTAGCCAACGACGCCGAAGTCTGTATTCTGGATGAGCCGACGGCGAATCTTGACCCCAATGTTCGACGAACGGTGATGGAATTAGTGCGTCAAAAACGAGCTGAAGGATGCGCTGTGATCATCAGCTCACACGTTTTGTCAGAGATGGAAGAGTCTTGCGATCGCGTCGTGATTCTTCGAAGTGGTGAGTTGGTCCATACGCAAATTATGTCTGAACTGCGTCAACGTCATCGAATTAACGCCATCGCGACCGCTGAATTCTCGGCGATTCCCGCTGATTTGGCCGATCGAGTTTCAGTGAGTCAAGTGGACGATCGTCTCCGAATCGACACGGTGGGTGACTTGTCGGATTTGATGAACTGGATTGCCTCCCTGCCACTCCGGGAAGTTACCATTGAGCCGAGTGGATTGACTTCTGTCTATGATCGATTTCATGTTGCCGAGGCAATGCCGTGA
- a CDS encoding DUF1549 and DUF1553 domain-containing protein: MLNRIGRTILAAFLLSVGMSTSLRAAEVIPAGLKLDSIKILPSQMELQHKSDLGQILITGGLSTGEQIDVTRMATLVSDAEIVSVNELRQVRPRVNGEQRLRFEINGLVAEMDVVVSGIDSDHEVSFVRDIAPALSKMGCNQGTCHGSKDGKQGFKLSLRGYDFLYDHRALTDDIRARRMNRANPDQSLMLLKASGSVPHVGGVLTRSGERRYEMLREWILSGAKLDLDSPQVASIELLPKNPILPRAELQQQMVVIATYADGTVRDVTADAFIESGNIEVIKAEPTGIVTTLRRGEAPVLARYEGSYTATTITVMGDRSGFAWEQPETNNYIDELVYSKLERVKILPSGLCTDSEFVRRLYLDLTGLPPDANAVRAFLDDPRASRVKRDALIDELLGSRNYVEHWTNKWADLLQVNRKHLGEQGAVALRDWIKDSIATNKPYDELAYELITASGSNLDNPAAAYWKILRDPAIAMENTTHLFLAVRFNCNKCHDHPFERWTQDQYYNLTAFFAQVGRKEDPLFAGQKIGGSAVESATPLVEVIFDSGKGETNHDRTGVQVSPSFPYSHDFGVAEKASRREQLARWITSDQNRYFAISYMNRLWGYLLGTGLIEPIDDIRAGNPATNPELLQQLAREFIEHDFDTQHILKIICKSRTYQHSVAANKWNEDDTINYSHAVPRRLPAEVLFDSIHAAVGVDASIPGVPAGFRAAELPDVGVKLPFLDDFGRPARESACECERSSGVVLGPIMKLINGPTVNNAITSPKSEISQLVASQPDDTKLVEEIFLRFLARKPTAAEEKLGLKALAEPKRDNAELRAQIEQRKTKLLEQQPEWEQSLVGSPEWVVLETPAMQSKASAVFQLQDDQSILVSGPLEKDTYLLKAKSPLASVTGIQVELIPDSSLAAGGPGRADNGNLVLNEIRLQATTTDDPDSPVEIALQNAAASFSQDGWSVEGAIDGKLDSGWGISPKFNQLHTATFETVNDLKDVQQLAIELDHQFNDGKHNIGRFRISVTDSRRPFTRSELPAEIGPIAKTAPDERTTEQREKMTDYYLSLDEKLRALQASFEMVDAQAKAHRLTGAQDLSWALINNPAFLFNR; encoded by the coding sequence ATGTTGAATCGGATCGGACGAACGATACTTGCGGCGTTTTTGTTGTCAGTGGGCATGTCCACAAGTTTGCGTGCTGCTGAAGTAATTCCCGCCGGATTGAAATTAGATTCCATCAAAATACTGCCTTCACAGATGGAGTTGCAGCACAAGTCGGATCTGGGACAGATCCTCATTACCGGAGGGCTGTCGACTGGCGAGCAGATTGATGTAACGCGAATGGCAACGCTCGTGAGCGATGCGGAAATCGTGAGTGTGAACGAATTGCGACAAGTGCGACCACGCGTGAATGGCGAGCAACGACTGCGTTTCGAAATCAACGGGTTGGTGGCGGAAATGGACGTTGTTGTTTCCGGGATCGATTCCGATCACGAGGTCAGTTTTGTACGAGATATCGCCCCTGCTCTCTCGAAAATGGGCTGCAATCAAGGGACTTGTCACGGTTCCAAAGATGGCAAGCAAGGATTTAAACTCTCGCTGCGTGGTTATGACTTTCTCTATGATCATCGAGCCTTGACCGATGATATTCGTGCTCGGCGTATGAATCGAGCCAATCCTGATCAGAGCCTGATGCTGTTGAAGGCATCCGGAAGCGTGCCACACGTGGGTGGTGTGCTCACACGGTCGGGAGAGCGTCGTTACGAAATGTTGCGTGAATGGATTCTTTCGGGCGCAAAACTCGATTTAGACAGTCCGCAGGTCGCCAGCATCGAGTTGCTGCCAAAAAATCCGATCTTGCCGCGAGCCGAACTGCAGCAGCAAATGGTGGTCATCGCGACTTATGCCGATGGTACGGTGCGCGACGTGACGGCTGATGCGTTTATCGAAAGTGGTAATATCGAAGTTATCAAGGCAGAACCAACCGGCATCGTGACGACCCTTCGGCGCGGGGAGGCTCCCGTGTTGGCTCGTTACGAGGGATCGTACACGGCGACGACGATCACGGTGATGGGTGATCGGAGCGGATTTGCTTGGGAGCAACCCGAGACGAACAATTACATCGATGAACTCGTCTATTCGAAGCTTGAACGCGTCAAGATTCTTCCGAGTGGTCTTTGTACCGATTCTGAATTTGTGCGACGCCTATACTTGGACCTGACGGGTTTGCCACCTGATGCAAATGCCGTTCGTGCTTTTCTAGATGATCCGCGAGCCTCAAGAGTCAAGCGTGATGCGTTAATTGATGAATTGCTTGGGAGTCGCAACTACGTCGAACATTGGACCAACAAGTGGGCTGATCTGCTGCAGGTGAATCGCAAACATCTTGGTGAGCAAGGCGCTGTCGCTTTGCGTGACTGGATCAAAGACTCCATTGCCACCAACAAGCCGTACGATGAGCTTGCCTACGAACTCATCACAGCCAGCGGATCGAATTTGGACAATCCTGCTGCCGCCTACTGGAAGATTTTGCGCGACCCGGCGATTGCGATGGAAAACACGACGCACTTGTTTTTGGCCGTGCGTTTCAATTGCAACAAGTGCCATGACCACCCGTTTGAACGCTGGACGCAAGACCAATATTACAACCTGACCGCTTTTTTTGCGCAAGTTGGCCGAAAAGAAGATCCGCTTTTCGCCGGTCAAAAGATTGGGGGTTCTGCGGTCGAATCGGCGACTCCATTGGTCGAAGTTATCTTTGATTCCGGGAAGGGCGAAACCAACCACGATCGGACCGGTGTGCAAGTCAGTCCGTCCTTTCCTTATTCACACGACTTTGGTGTCGCAGAAAAGGCTTCACGGCGCGAACAACTCGCCCGCTGGATCACGTCGGATCAGAATCGTTATTTCGCGATCAGTTATATGAATCGATTGTGGGGCTACCTATTGGGCACCGGATTGATCGAACCGATTGATGATATTCGAGCCGGAAATCCAGCGACAAATCCGGAGTTACTGCAGCAGCTAGCTCGCGAGTTTATCGAGCACGACTTTGACACTCAACATATTTTAAAAATCATTTGTAAGTCTCGTACTTATCAGCATTCGGTCGCTGCAAATAAATGGAACGAGGACGACACGATCAACTATTCACATGCCGTGCCACGTCGTTTGCCGGCGGAAGTTTTGTTCGATTCCATTCATGCAGCGGTGGGTGTGGACGCTTCGATTCCGGGCGTACCTGCAGGTTTTCGCGCTGCCGAATTGCCAGACGTTGGGGTCAAATTACCTTTCTTGGATGATTTTGGTCGGCCCGCTCGAGAAAGCGCCTGCGAATGCGAACGTTCGAGTGGAGTCGTGTTGGGGCCGATCATGAAGTTGATCAATGGTCCCACGGTGAACAACGCGATTACTTCGCCAAAGAGTGAAATCTCCCAATTGGTTGCCAGCCAGCCCGATGATACGAAGTTGGTCGAGGAGATTTTTCTCCGCTTTCTTGCTCGTAAACCGACTGCTGCTGAAGAGAAGCTTGGGTTGAAAGCGCTTGCCGAACCCAAGCGGGATAATGCAGAGTTGCGGGCACAAATCGAGCAGCGCAAAACGAAATTGCTCGAACAGCAGCCTGAATGGGAGCAGAGCCTGGTGGGCTCTCCGGAATGGGTCGTGCTCGAAACGCCCGCCATGCAATCAAAGGCGAGTGCGGTCTTTCAGTTGCAGGACGATCAATCGATTCTCGTCTCAGGGCCGTTAGAAAAAGATACTTATTTGCTAAAGGCGAAGTCGCCTTTAGCCAGTGTGACAGGTATCCAAGTGGAATTGATTCCCGACAGTTCGCTCGCTGCTGGCGGGCCAGGACGCGCTGATAATGGTAATCTTGTCCTCAATGAAATTCGTTTGCAGGCAACCACGACTGACGATCCTGACAGTCCGGTCGAAATTGCGTTGCAAAATGCGGCGGCCAGCTTTAGCCAAGACGGTTGGAGTGTCGAAGGTGCGATCGACGGGAAACTAGATTCCGGATGGGGGATCTCACCCAAATTTAATCAATTGCACACGGCTACCTTTGAGACCGTCAATGATTTGAAGGATGTTCAGCAGTTGGCCATTGAGCTGGACCACCAATTCAATGATGGCAAACATAATATCGGCCGGTTTCGTATTTCGGTGACCGACTCCCGTCGCCCGTTTACTCGTTCTGAATTGCCGGCTGAAATTGGCCCAATTGCCAAGACAGCGCCGGATGAACGGACGACTGAACAACGAGAAAAAATGACTGACTATTATCTGAGCCTTGATGAAAAACTGAGAGCGCTCCAGGCGTCATTTGAGATGGTGGACGCGCAGGCAAAAGCTCATCGATTGACCGGTGCTCAGGATTTGTCGTGGGCTTTGATTAACAATCCGGCCTTTCTTTTTAATCGCTAG